Below is a genomic region from Henckelia pumila isolate YLH828 chromosome 3, ASM3356847v2, whole genome shotgun sequence.
AACTAAACGAAAATTATCCTCATCTATACCATattgatatgtttttttttttttctaatttaacTATGATCACATCTTATATGTTATTGAAGCTGCAtacaaaatatattataatcaatacaaaaattcaCGTAAGACGATTTCATAGGTCAATTTTATGATACAAATATCTTATTCGAATcactcataaaaaaatattatttttatacaaaacaaatattatattttatattaaatatggaCCGtataatcaataataataataataatatataaagtgGCGAATTCGAAATCAAAGTTGGCATCCAAGTCATGCATCTATCGACATCTTCCTGAAACTAAGAGGGGGGTTAGAACTCACAAAAGTCCAATTAAAACGTGTCCTATTTTAGTTGACGGTTCGTCAAATCATCTTAAAAAATACATTGTAAATATTTATCGTATAGTATGCTTAAGAATAATACGATTCCACGTGGCCCACTACATTGTTCTCCAAAACTTTCTCCGGCTTCTCTTGTCAATTAAGGAACCAGCTGTCGGATTTCATGCATCGTATGCATAACACATCATTTTTCTGACGCGCTCACACGCTGCGGattatttcttattattttttccgatttttttaaaaattaaatctttaGTGTGAAAATGGTTTTGGATCATATATATTCGTTGCCGTAGCAGAACTTCTCTGAAATTTCCACAGCATTCAGTCTCAGGCACACCCGAGCGACCCCTTTTTCGTGGATTTTATTTCTCAACTGTGATGTTTGGTGggaatttcttgaaaatttcccACACCTTTTTATTTTGATTGAGAGTCAGTCTTTGGATTGTTTCTGTCGGTTTTTTGTAAATTCTTGGCTGTTAGATCAGTCTAAATTATACGggtttgaaaataataataatggaaTTTCCGAGTCGTATTTATTTTCGTAAGCGCTCGAAATTTCGTGGAATTTTCAATTGGATTTGTGTTCTGTTTTTGCTCTGTATGTTCGCCGGTCAAGAACAGATTTTTCAGAGTCTTTTCTCGAAGAAGCCTTTTAAAAATCTTTCCCAAAATTCCCACTCGAAAAATGAATTTCTTGGAACCTCTGTGTTTCGGAGGAAAGCGTTCGAGCAAAACCTTGAAAATGGTACCCAAAACGTGGAGCCGGAGAAGCAAAATCTCATACTGGGAAGTGGATACCCGACAACATGCTCTGGGATATATCAGCACAAGGGTTATAATACCAAATGTGAATACTTGAGAAGCAACCCCAAATGTAATGCAGGGGGATTTCTTGGTTACCTTGAATTCTTTTACTGTGACTGCGAAAAGTTACAGGCTTTGGGATATATAGTTCTTGTAATTTGGAtgcttgttttattttatgtactTGGGAACACAGCGGCTGATTACTTCTGTTGTTCCCTGGAAATTCTTTCCAATCTGTGGAGGTTACCCCCTACAGTTTCAGGGGTGACTCTGCTTCCTTTAGGGAATGGTGCTCCCGATGTGTTTGCTAGTATTGCTTCGTTCGTGGGTCAGGATTCTGGCGACGTGGGTCTGAACAGTGTGTTGGGTGCGGCTGTTTTTGTTACTTGTGTTGTGGTTGGGGCTGTTTCATTTAGCATAGCGGGGCAAAATGTGCGTATCGATAAGAAGTGCTTCTTTCGGGACGTGGGGTTCTTTGTTTTCACTCTATTGGCGCTTGTGTGTATTTTGCTGGTGGGTAAAGTGAGTGTTGGAGGTGCCATTGCATTCGTTTCGATATACTTGGTTTATGGCTTGTTTGTTGCTGCTAAGGAGATATTGAGGAAGTATGGTAGTAGGCTGAAGTTGGGGTCGGTTTGCCCTTTGTTGCCCGTTACGGGAAGTGGTTTGTCGGGTGAAAATGCTGAGGATGAATCTGTTTACGCCTCGTTGCTTCGGCCTGATTCGGAGGAGAGTGTGCCTCATCTCAAGTCTCACATTCCTCATTGTGTGTGGCCTTCAAATGATAGTGCTAGGAGTAGTGGTGAGCATCAGAAGAAGTCGTGGGGGTGGAATGAGGAGGATTCGGGTAACGATCAGTCGATGTTTTCTTGTTCTAAGTTGTGGTGGTTGGTAGAGTTTCCTTTAATGATCCCTAGGCGGCTGACGATACCGATAGTCGAGGATGAGCGGTGGTCGAAGTTTTATGCTGTGGCTAGTGCCTTTTTTGCACCTGTGGTGCTGGCAGTCCTATGGAACAGTCAAGATGATTCGGGTAATCTGGCTAAAGGAATTGTATATGTTGTTGGTTTTGTTGTTGGTGGTGTACTTGGATTCCTGGCGCTGCGATACACGAAAAGAGAGCACCCACCTAGAAAGTTTCTACTTCCTTGGGTTCTAGGTGGATTCTTTATGAGCATAATCTGGTTCTACGTGATTGCCAACGAGCTGGTTGCACTGCTCGTGGCATTCGGCGTGATCCTAGGAATCAAGTCGTCGCTCCTCGCCCTTACTGTCTTGGCATGGGGAAACTCGTTG
It encodes:
- the LOC140887401 gene encoding cation/calcium exchanger 4-like produces the protein MEFPSRIYFRKRSKFRGIFNWICVLFLLCMFAGQEQIFQSLFSKKPFKNLSQNSHSKNEFLGTSVFRRKAFEQNLENGTQNVEPEKQNLILGSGYPTTCSGIYQHKGYNTKCEYLRSNPKCNAGGFLGYLEFFYCDCEKLQALGYIVLVIWMLVLFYVLGNTAADYFCCSLEILSNLWRLPPTVSGVTLLPLGNGAPDVFASIASFVGQDSGDVGLNSVLGAAVFVTCVVVGAVSFSIAGQNVRIDKKCFFRDVGFFVFTLLALVCILLVGKVSVGGAIAFVSIYLVYGLFVAAKEILRKYGSRLKLGSVCPLLPVTGSGLSGENAEDESVYASLLRPDSEESVPHLKSHIPHCVWPSNDSARSSGEHQKKSWGWNEEDSGNDQSMFSCSKLWWLVEFPLMIPRRLTIPIVEDERWSKFYAVASAFFAPVVLAVLWNSQDDSGNLAKGIVYVVGFVVGGVLGFLALRYTKREHPPRKFLLPWVLGGFFMSIIWFYVIANELVALLVAFGVILGIKSSLLALTVLAWGNSLGDLMANVAIAMNGGDDGVQVAISGCFAGPMFNTLVGLGLSLLIGAWSKKPSVYTIPRDDTLYYTIGFLLLGLVWSLVVLPRNGMQPGKLLGAGLMVIYLSFLTLRGSIAISDGMLNGSS